A part of Kitasatospora acidiphila genomic DNA contains:
- a CDS encoding dehydroquinate synthase/iron-containing alcohol dehydrogenase family protein, whose translation MRASALPQAFSRRHQADQPAAFDRAVQIGPCHYPALVRVGRSAGDSLTEAVCGLGGERFLVVAASGAPARQVAETVAALAPVGKVLVLCGEQAALRLPAPTADTVVVAVGGRRTVLSVLGWARRSRVVSVPTTLAAMCDASVLDAGGPSGPGSRRGPSGPDGPRAPALLWCRPDLLEGPQHAGLYPLLRDVLAICPYHYESVARRLRADGRYEPAVLASFVALCLEAQAGVLTFDPFGRGPGSVLRYGQGTAQGLLLAARLAERLGLLDAAGAAAHLRLLAAAGLPTELGRKAAAARELVLLRALGNPGWPADRC comes from the coding sequence ATGCGGGCGTCCGCACTGCCGCAGGCGTTCAGCCGACGGCACCAGGCCGACCAGCCGGCCGCGTTCGATCGCGCGGTCCAGATCGGCCCGTGCCACTATCCGGCCCTGGTGCGGGTCGGCCGAAGCGCGGGGGACAGCCTGACCGAGGCCGTCTGCGGCCTGGGTGGGGAGCGCTTCCTGGTGGTCGCGGCGAGCGGGGCACCGGCACGGCAGGTCGCCGAGACGGTGGCCGCGCTGGCCCCGGTCGGCAAGGTGCTGGTGCTGTGCGGTGAGCAGGCGGCGCTGCGGCTGCCCGCGCCGACGGCGGACACGGTGGTGGTCGCGGTCGGCGGTCGGCGGACCGTGCTCTCGGTGCTCGGGTGGGCCCGCCGGAGCCGAGTGGTGTCCGTGCCGACCACGCTCGCGGCGATGTGCGACGCGTCCGTGCTGGACGCGGGCGGCCCGAGCGGCCCGGGTAGCCGGCGCGGCCCGAGCGGCCCGGACGGACCTCGGGCGCCCGCGCTGCTGTGGTGTCGGCCCGACCTGCTGGAAGGCCCGCAGCACGCGGGGCTGTACCCGCTGCTGCGCGATGTGCTGGCCATCTGCCCCTACCACTACGAGTCGGTGGCCCGGCGGCTGCGTGCGGACGGACGGTATGAGCCGGCCGTGCTCGCCTCGTTCGTGGCGCTCTGCCTGGAGGCACAGGCCGGGGTGCTCACCTTCGACCCGTTCGGCCGGGGCCCGGGCTCCGTGCTCCGCTACGGGCAGGGCACCGCGCAGGGTCTGCTGCTGGCGGCGCGGCTGGCCGAGCGGCTCGGGCTGCTGGACGCCGCCGGGGCGGCCGCCCACCTGCGGTTGCTGGCCGCGGCGGGGCTGCCCACCGAGCTCGGGCGAAAGGCCGCGGCAGCACGGGAGTTGGTGTTGCTGCGGGCGCTCGGGAACCCCGGGTGGCCGGCGGATCGATGCTGA
- a CDS encoding VOC family protein encodes MPTLCKPAVAVPENVITVEQTLEFAERMHADNPQLPLALRLIRNTGVQKRHIVQPIEQTLAHPGFEERNRVYEVESKKRTPAVITSALANADLTVRDIDAIIYVSCTGFMMPSLTAWLINELGFRSDTRQIPIAQLGCAAGGAAINRAHDFCRAYPDKNVLIVSCELCSLCYQPADAGVGNLLSDGLFGDAVAAAVVRGSGGTGMSLEHNGSYLIPHTEDWISYAVRATGFHFQLDRRVPGTMEPLAPVMRELAAGHGWDAGDLGFYIIHAGGPRILDDLSKYLGVDPEAFFTDAFGTEVAYRTGPFSDPDGDWTARQLGVHPRAELRIAMLRLGGGLQLELFEYQAPGQRREWPKNSDWGGHHLAFQVADIDAEVARLAAHPGVRVLGEVDTVSEGPIKGTRWVYLTAPGGCSSNW; translated from the coding sequence GTGCCCACCCTGTGCAAGCCCGCCGTCGCAGTGCCGGAGAACGTCATCACCGTCGAGCAGACGCTGGAGTTCGCCGAGCGCATGCACGCCGACAACCCCCAACTGCCCCTGGCACTGCGCCTCATCCGCAACACCGGCGTCCAGAAGCGCCACATCGTCCAGCCGATCGAGCAGACGCTGGCGCACCCGGGCTTCGAGGAGCGCAACCGCGTCTACGAGGTGGAGTCCAAGAAGCGCACCCCGGCCGTGATCACGTCGGCGCTCGCCAACGCGGACCTGACCGTTCGCGACATCGACGCCATCATCTACGTGTCGTGCACCGGCTTCATGATGCCCTCGCTCACCGCCTGGCTCATCAACGAGCTCGGTTTCCGCTCCGACACCCGGCAGATCCCGATCGCCCAACTCGGCTGCGCCGCAGGCGGTGCCGCCATCAACCGGGCGCATGACTTCTGCCGGGCCTACCCGGACAAGAACGTCCTGATCGTCTCCTGCGAGCTGTGCTCGCTGTGCTACCAGCCCGCCGACGCCGGCGTCGGCAACCTGCTGTCGGACGGCCTGTTCGGCGATGCGGTGGCGGCCGCCGTGGTGCGCGGCAGCGGCGGCACCGGGATGTCCCTGGAGCACAACGGCTCCTACCTGATCCCGCACACCGAGGACTGGATCTCCTACGCGGTGCGCGCCACCGGCTTCCACTTCCAACTGGACCGCCGGGTGCCCGGCACCATGGAGCCGCTCGCCCCGGTGATGCGCGAGCTGGCCGCCGGGCACGGCTGGGACGCCGGTGACCTGGGCTTCTACATCATCCACGCCGGTGGGCCCCGCATCCTGGACGACCTGAGCAAGTACCTCGGCGTCGACCCCGAGGCGTTCTTCACCGACGCCTTCGGAACCGAAGTCGCCTACCGCACCGGCCCGTTCAGCGACCCTGACGGCGACTGGACGGCCCGGCAGCTCGGCGTGCACCCGCGCGCCGAACTGCGGATCGCGATGCTGCGCCTCGGCGGCGGCCTGCAACTGGAACTCTTCGAGTACCAGGCCCCGGGCCAGCGCCGGGAGTGGCCGAAGAACAGCGACTGGGGCGGCCACCACCTGGCCTTCCAGGTCGCGGACATCGACGCCGAGGTGGCCCGGCTGGCCGCCCACCCGGGCGTGCGGGTGCTCGGTGAGGTGGACACCGTCTCCGAGGGCCCGATCAAGGGCACCCGCTGGGTCTACCTCACCGCCCCTGGGGGATGCAGCTCGAACTGGTAA
- a CDS encoding GMC family oxidoreductase produces the protein MTDIWAANAPPLVTARRDRYDADVVIIGSGAGGATTAWALAGSGARVLVLERGGFLPREPENWSPQAVFGEQLYHNAEPWRTPRGKRFVSAAHYYVGGTTKVYGASLPRLRESDFGAVEHYEGTSPAWPFGYAELEPFYAEAERLYRVHGHQHGAERPGDPTAPPRSGPFPHPPVEHEPYVADLERRLRRQGLHPFPLELGIDLAPGRSCLRCGTCDGFPCRVGAKSDAETRALRPALRRGNVRLLTHTRVTRLDTDRAGRAVTTVHALREGRPVTVTAGRVVLSAGAINSAALMLRSANEQYPDGLANGSGLVGRNLMLHNSSVVVAVDPRRRNPVTFQKTLAVNDYYHSGPSGRYPLGNLQLMGKVRPEMLPGACPHGLRAGLTAHSLDWWVMSEDLPDPDNRVTLAPDGQIVLRREPTNRRAHRELLRAARRMLHRAGYPLVLAHRMGIDATGHQCGTTVAGLDEARSVLDPLCRSHQLRNLYVVDGGFFPSSAAVNPTLTIAAQALRAARLGGLLD, from the coding sequence GTGACCGACATCTGGGCCGCCAACGCCCCGCCGCTGGTGACCGCTCGCCGGGACCGCTACGACGCCGACGTCGTGATCATCGGCTCCGGGGCCGGCGGCGCCACCACGGCCTGGGCGCTGGCCGGCAGCGGCGCCCGCGTCCTGGTCCTGGAGCGCGGCGGATTCCTGCCGCGCGAGCCGGAGAACTGGTCGCCGCAGGCCGTCTTCGGCGAGCAGCTCTACCACAACGCCGAACCCTGGCGCACCCCGCGCGGCAAGCGCTTCGTCTCCGCCGCGCACTACTACGTCGGCGGCACCACCAAGGTCTACGGCGCGAGCCTGCCCCGGCTGCGGGAGAGCGACTTCGGCGCGGTCGAGCACTACGAAGGCACCTCGCCCGCCTGGCCGTTCGGCTACGCGGAACTGGAGCCGTTCTACGCCGAGGCCGAGCGGCTCTACCGGGTGCACGGCCACCAGCACGGCGCCGAGCGGCCGGGCGACCCGACCGCGCCGCCGCGCTCCGGCCCGTTCCCGCACCCGCCCGTCGAGCACGAGCCCTATGTGGCCGACCTGGAGCGGCGGCTGCGCCGGCAGGGCCTGCACCCCTTCCCGCTGGAACTCGGCATCGACCTCGCCCCCGGCCGCTCCTGCCTGCGCTGCGGCACCTGCGACGGGTTCCCGTGCCGGGTCGGCGCCAAGAGCGACGCCGAGACCCGGGCACTGCGCCCCGCGCTGCGCCGCGGCAACGTCCGCCTGCTGACCCACACCCGGGTCACCCGGCTGGACACCGACCGGGCCGGCCGGGCCGTGACCACCGTGCACGCCCTGCGCGAGGGCCGCCCGGTGACGGTGACCGCCGGCCGGGTGGTGCTCTCCGCCGGCGCGATCAACTCGGCCGCCCTGATGCTGCGTTCGGCGAACGAGCAGTATCCGGACGGCCTGGCGAACGGCTCCGGCCTGGTGGGCCGCAACCTGATGCTGCACAACAGCAGTGTGGTGGTGGCGGTGGATCCGCGCCGACGCAACCCGGTCACCTTCCAGAAGACGCTGGCCGTCAACGACTACTACCACTCCGGCCCCAGCGGCCGGTATCCGCTCGGCAACCTGCAACTGATGGGCAAGGTGCGCCCCGAGATGCTGCCCGGCGCCTGCCCCCACGGGCTGCGGGCCGGGCTCACCGCGCATAGCCTCGACTGGTGGGTGATGTCGGAGGACCTGCCCGACCCGGACAACCGGGTCACCCTGGCGCCCGACGGCCAGATCGTGCTGCGCCGCGAGCCGACCAACCGGCGCGCCCACCGCGAACTGCTGCGGGCCGCCCGGCGGATGCTGCACCGAGCCGGTTATCCGCTGGTGCTCGCCCACCGGATGGGCATCGACGCGACCGGCCACCAGTGCGGCACCACGGTCGCCGGGCTGGACGAGGCACGCTCGGTGCTCGACCCGCTCTGCCGCAGCCACCAGCTGCGCAACCTCTATGTGGTGGACGGCGGATTCTTCCCGTCCTCCGCCGCCGTCAACCCGACCCTGACCATCGCGGCCCAAGCCCTGCGCGCCGCCCGACTGGGTGGACTGCTCGACTGA
- a CDS encoding NAD(P)-dependent alcohol dehydrogenase — MATATAAVARSAGQAFGIERIQLDAPRPHEVLVELEAVGICHTDLSVRAGHTPFPLPGVLGHEGVGTVAAVGDAVTSTTRGERVLLSFDSCGACRACRELRPVQCLHWQALNLFGGRRLDGSAVLWDDTGRSLHGKFFGQSSFATLALASDRNVVPVPKDLPAEALTPFGCGVQTGAGAVLNVLCPEPGHTLAVFGAGGVGLAAVMAARLTAATRIIAVDLHPARLELARELGATDTVDAHEQDAVAAIEELTDGHGADRALEASGALPALRQAVTALAVGGVLGVAGAPPQGTELGIDIPQLLDRGPRIVGINQGASLPQRFLPALVELFRTGRLPVDKLVRGYPFDQIERAAEDALSGAVVKPVLQMSG, encoded by the coding sequence ATGGCTACCGCAACCGCCGCCGTCGCCCGGTCCGCCGGGCAGGCGTTCGGCATCGAGCGGATCCAGCTCGACGCCCCCCGCCCGCACGAGGTGCTGGTGGAACTGGAGGCCGTCGGAATCTGCCACACCGACCTGAGCGTGCGGGCCGGTCACACTCCGTTCCCGCTGCCCGGCGTGCTCGGCCACGAGGGCGTCGGCACGGTCGCCGCCGTGGGAGACGCGGTCACCTCGACCACCCGCGGTGAGCGGGTGCTGCTCAGCTTCGACTCCTGCGGTGCCTGCCGTGCCTGCCGGGAGCTGCGCCCGGTGCAGTGCCTGCACTGGCAGGCGCTCAACCTGTTCGGCGGCCGCCGCCTGGACGGCTCGGCGGTGCTCTGGGACGACACCGGCCGGTCGCTGCACGGCAAGTTCTTCGGGCAGTCGTCCTTCGCCACCCTGGCACTGGCCTCCGACCGCAACGTGGTGCCGGTGCCCAAGGATCTGCCCGCCGAGGCGCTGACCCCGTTCGGCTGCGGAGTGCAGACCGGCGCCGGCGCGGTGCTGAACGTGCTGTGCCCCGAACCCGGCCACACGCTCGCCGTCTTCGGAGCCGGCGGCGTGGGCCTTGCCGCAGTGATGGCCGCCCGGCTCACCGCCGCCACCCGGATCATCGCCGTCGACCTCCACCCCGCCCGCCTGGAGCTGGCCCGCGAACTGGGCGCCACCGACACCGTCGACGCCCATGAGCAGGATGCCGTGGCGGCGATCGAGGAGCTGACGGACGGTCATGGCGCCGACCGCGCACTGGAGGCCAGCGGCGCCCTCCCGGCGCTGCGGCAGGCGGTCACCGCGCTGGCCGTCGGCGGCGTGCTCGGCGTGGCCGGCGCACCGCCGCAGGGCACCGAGCTCGGCATCGACATCCCGCAGCTGCTGGACCGGGGTCCGCGGATCGTCGGCATCAACCAGGGCGCCAGCCTGCCGCAGCGGTTCCTGCCCGCGCTGGTGGAGCTGTTCCGCACCGGCCGACTGCCGGTGGACAAGCTGGTCCGCGGCTATCCCTTCGACCAGATCGAACGGGCCGCCGAGGACGCATTGTCCGGAGCGGTCGTCAAACCCGTGCTGCAGATGAGCGGATAG
- a CDS encoding response regulator transcription factor — protein MDESHEEQQSHQQPGGVVRVLLVDDHPLFRAGLRAALESDPGVLVVGEAESAGEVPDAVKANGPDVVIMDISLPDSSGLDAARRLAELSPQLPVLMLTMADDDGSLLAALQAGARGYLVKGAGREEVLHAVRTVAAGGAVFGADIAARITTLLSGSRLRDAGQLFPSLTAREAEVLDLVARGHDNHRIARELFLAEKTVRNHVTHIFEKLNVATRAEAVARARDMGSGTPETATEAAHCVSCALLPVRIGTATSCGRDRRPPRMGPYQPGDPLEGGCVRRPGHRPGRARDLATAQCHPAPAGPVARRRPARPPEPTASSG, from the coding sequence GTGGACGAGTCGCACGAAGAACAGCAGTCGCACCAGCAGCCGGGCGGCGTCGTCCGGGTGCTGCTCGTCGACGACCACCCGCTCTTCCGCGCGGGTCTGCGGGCCGCGCTGGAGAGCGACCCCGGCGTGCTGGTGGTGGGCGAGGCGGAGTCGGCGGGCGAGGTGCCGGACGCCGTCAAGGCCAACGGGCCCGATGTCGTGATCATGGACATCTCGCTGCCCGACTCCTCCGGACTGGACGCTGCCCGCAGGCTCGCCGAACTGTCCCCGCAACTGCCCGTCCTGATGCTGACCATGGCCGACGACGACGGCAGCCTGCTCGCCGCCCTCCAGGCCGGCGCCCGCGGCTACCTGGTCAAGGGCGCCGGGCGCGAGGAGGTGCTGCACGCGGTGCGCACCGTCGCGGCCGGCGGAGCCGTGTTCGGCGCTGACATCGCCGCCCGGATCACCACGCTGCTCTCCGGCAGCCGGCTGCGCGACGCCGGACAGCTCTTCCCCTCGCTGACCGCCCGCGAGGCCGAGGTGCTCGACCTGGTCGCCCGGGGCCACGACAACCACCGGATCGCCCGCGAGCTGTTCCTCGCCGAGAAGACGGTCCGCAACCACGTCACGCACATCTTCGAGAAGCTCAACGTGGCCACCCGCGCCGAGGCCGTCGCGCGGGCCCGGGACATGGGCTCGGGGACGCCGGAAACGGCCACTGAGGCAGCTCACTGCGTGTCGTGCGCGCTACTCCCGGTCAGGATCGGGACCGCGACCTCATGCGGTCGGGACCGCCGGCCACCGAGGATGGGCCCATACCAGCCAGGGGACCCTTTGGAGGGCGGATGTGTGCGGCGACCAGGACATCGACCGGGCAGAGCGCGGGACCTCGCAACGGCGCAGTGCCACCCGGCACCGGCGGGACCGGTAGCGCGGCGCCGCCCGGCGCGCCCGCCGGAGCCTACGGCGTCTTCGGGCTGA
- a CDS encoding sensor histidine kinase, with translation MPPGTGGTGSAAPPGAPAGAYGVFGLTLLLGLGWVVLALTHLDDHARNADLPYSWGTLLLSFGLGLSGLFILAHRSGHPLGRLLSAVGLLTIAGRFLLFLFSVTRAGSGWLDLGMLVLITSAAALIFALLALPLWFPDGRLPGGRIGRGYLALLALWSIVQGYYDHAGTRAFYGAHNPLRHGDWARLHTRLADALDGRVFWIDLALVLLGLLVAAVRWWRSPGARPQQWLVLLPWGIWVTLTFVYSKLNPTTLGYFILYSVVAAIWPLAPALGFARDRSWQLDRQTRRVLTSFTLLALLIFGYFVLALELPKMLPRADSADAQLMAGCALLVGVLLRPTTRLVSRAVERFYYGERARPYQVARKLAERLSQAAGTTEAPSLLCQTAVGNLGLPGARVTVATRGGPRELAALGATGPGAEVFPIAFEGAEIGELHAQPRSGQPLLDRQDRVVLRFLVDESAPAIASLRLTEELQSSRKQLVLAREEERKRLRHDLHDGLGPALSGLRLQIDTARSGLPPEGRWRPRCGPPRWASAPRSTSCAGSPTAWRPPTSAGSA, from the coding sequence GTGCCACCCGGCACCGGCGGGACCGGTAGCGCGGCGCCGCCCGGCGCGCCCGCCGGAGCCTACGGCGTCTTCGGGCTGACCCTGCTGCTGGGGCTCGGCTGGGTGGTGCTGGCGCTCACCCACCTCGACGACCACGCGCGCAACGCCGACCTCCCCTACTCCTGGGGAACGCTGCTGCTCAGCTTCGGCCTGGGGCTGTCCGGGCTGTTCATCCTCGCCCACCGCTCCGGCCACCCGCTGGGACGGCTGCTGTCGGCCGTCGGCCTGCTCACCATCGCGGGCCGGTTCCTGCTCTTCCTGTTCTCGGTCACCCGGGCCGGCTCCGGCTGGCTCGACCTCGGCATGCTGGTGCTGATCACCAGCGCCGCCGCGCTGATCTTCGCACTGCTGGCCCTGCCGCTCTGGTTTCCCGACGGGCGGCTGCCCGGCGGCCGGATCGGCCGCGGCTACCTGGCGCTGCTGGCCCTGTGGAGCATCGTCCAGGGCTACTACGACCACGCAGGCACCCGCGCCTTCTACGGCGCGCACAACCCGCTGCGGCACGGCGACTGGGCCCGGCTGCACACCCGGCTCGCCGATGCGCTGGACGGCCGGGTCTTCTGGATCGACCTGGCGCTGGTCCTGCTCGGCCTGCTGGTGGCCGCGGTCCGCTGGTGGCGCTCGCCCGGCGCCCGACCCCAGCAGTGGCTGGTGCTGCTGCCCTGGGGCATCTGGGTGACCCTCACCTTCGTCTACAGCAAGCTGAACCCCACCACCCTCGGGTACTTCATCCTCTACTCGGTGGTCGCCGCCATCTGGCCGCTGGCCCCGGCCCTCGGCTTCGCCAGGGACCGCTCCTGGCAACTCGACCGGCAGACCAGGCGGGTCCTCACCAGCTTCACCCTGCTCGCGCTGCTGATCTTCGGATACTTCGTCCTCGCACTCGAACTGCCAAAGATGCTGCCGCGCGCCGACAGCGCCGACGCCCAGCTGATGGCGGGGTGCGCGCTGCTCGTCGGCGTACTGCTGCGGCCCACCACCCGCCTGGTCAGCCGGGCGGTGGAGCGCTTCTACTACGGAGAGCGGGCCCGCCCGTACCAGGTGGCCCGCAAGCTCGCCGAGCGGCTCAGCCAGGCGGCCGGCACCACCGAGGCACCGTCCCTGCTCTGCCAGACGGCGGTGGGCAACCTGGGCCTGCCGGGCGCCCGGGTCACAGTGGCGACCCGTGGCGGGCCGCGCGAACTGGCCGCCCTCGGGGCGACCGGCCCTGGCGCCGAGGTCTTCCCGATCGCCTTCGAGGGCGCGGAGATCGGCGAACTGCACGCCCAGCCCCGCTCCGGGCAGCCGCTGCTCGACCGCCAGGACCGCGTGGTGCTGCGCTTCCTGGTCGACGAGTCGGCACCCGCGATCGCCTCGCTGCGCCTCACCGAGGAACTGCAGAGCAGCCGCAAGCAGCTGGTGCTGGCCCGTGAGGAGGAGCGCAAGCGGCTGCGCCACGACCTGCACGACGGCCTGGGGCCGGCGCTGTCCGGACTGCGGCTGCAGATCGACACGGCCCGCAGCGGGCTGCCGCCCGAGGGGCGGTGGCGGCCTCGCTGCGGACCGCCTCGCTGGGCATCGGCACCGCGATCGACGAGCTGCGCCGGATCACCGACGGCCTGGCGCCCGCCGACCTCGGCCGGGTCGGCCTGA
- a CDS encoding sensor histidine kinase, translating into MAASLRTASLGIGTAIDELRRITDGLAPADLGRVGLTGALRELAGRLDGRRVQVTIELAPDPLPPLPAAVEVAAYRISGEALNNVLRHSGPRGPGWR; encoded by the coding sequence GTGGCGGCCTCGCTGCGGACCGCCTCGCTGGGCATCGGCACCGCGATCGACGAGCTGCGCCGGATCACCGACGGCCTGGCGCCCGCCGACCTCGGCCGGGTCGGCCTGACCGGGGCGCTGCGCGAGCTGGCGGGCCGGCTGGACGGCCGCCGGGTGCAGGTGACCATCGAGCTGGCGCCCGACCCGCTGCCGCCGCTGCCGGCCGCCGTGGAGGTCGCCGCCTACCGGATCAGCGGCGAGGCGCTCAACAACGTGCTGCGGCACTCGGGGCCTCGCGGGCCCGGCTGGCGCTGA
- a CDS encoding terpene synthase family protein, giving the protein MAQPFQLPDFYLPHPARLNPHLEGAREHTRAWARRMGMLEGSGVWELQDLEDHDYALLCAYTHPDCDAETLDLVTDWYVWVFFFDDHFLEIFKRTLDRVGGKAYLDRLPLFMPMDLTDGFPEPTNPVEAGLADLWARTVPHMSLDWRARFRESTEHLLNESLWELSNINKGRVANPVEYIEMRRKVGGAPWSAGLVEFAANAEVPARVAGSRPLRVLRDTFSDGVHLRNDLFSYEREIGSEGELSNGVLVLERFLDYSTQEAADAVNEMLSSRLHQFENTFFTELPPLFAQHQLDMAEMGRVLAYAKGLQDWQSGGHEWHMRSSRYMNKGLVGGSELPGFSAVPTGLGTAAADLRKLIHLPALRQFDHRRYQVLPPYERPEIPMPFTPGRSPHLESARRDSTTWARELGYLDVVPGVPDSGVWSEKKFRDYDLALCSAGLDPDATPEELLLSAQWLIWGTYGDDWFPLAFGYTGDVTGAQACVERLAGFMPLDDPAAGPEPATAIERGLAELWAKTAGPMDEKARRTFQGAINSMLRSWVWEIANLAENRIPDPVDFIEMRRDTFGTDLTMALNRFAHQRTVPDEVFESGTVRALEHAAADFAWLINDLYSHRKEIQYEGDMHNAVLVVQNFLNCDLPHALSVVSDLQHSRLEQFQHLVTNELPQLYQDFQLTDGQRAEMEAYVQDLRNWMSGIHVWHRDILRYRESELEHQPAAYQARLAEAAGSPTAATAPAAAPALRAAAAVPEAAPVRVPAVPHPPLPRRPAAVAPAAAAAEAPTAGWAGELTGLGTSAARLAVAARR; this is encoded by the coding sequence ATGGCGCAGCCGTTCCAGCTACCAGACTTCTACCTGCCGCACCCGGCCAGGCTCAACCCGCACCTGGAGGGCGCGCGCGAGCACACCAGGGCGTGGGCCCGCCGGATGGGCATGCTGGAGGGCAGCGGCGTCTGGGAGCTCCAGGACTTGGAGGACCACGACTACGCCCTGCTCTGCGCCTACACCCATCCCGACTGCGATGCCGAGACGCTCGACCTGGTCACCGACTGGTACGTCTGGGTGTTCTTCTTCGACGACCACTTCCTGGAGATCTTCAAGCGCACCCTGGACCGGGTCGGCGGCAAGGCGTACCTGGACCGGCTGCCGCTCTTCATGCCGATGGACCTGACCGACGGCTTCCCGGAGCCGACCAACCCGGTCGAGGCCGGCCTCGCCGATCTGTGGGCGCGCACCGTGCCGCACATGTCGCTTGACTGGCGGGCCCGGTTCCGCGAGTCCACCGAGCACCTGCTCAACGAGTCGCTCTGGGAGCTCTCCAACATCAACAAGGGCCGGGTCGCCAACCCGGTGGAGTACATCGAGATGCGCCGCAAGGTCGGCGGCGCGCCCTGGTCCGCCGGGCTGGTGGAGTTCGCGGCCAACGCCGAGGTGCCCGCCCGGGTGGCCGGCAGCCGCCCGCTGCGGGTGCTGCGCGACACCTTCTCCGACGGCGTCCACCTGCGCAACGACCTCTTCTCCTACGAGCGCGAGATCGGCTCCGAGGGCGAGCTGAGCAACGGCGTGCTGGTGCTGGAGCGGTTCCTCGACTACTCCACCCAGGAGGCCGCCGACGCGGTCAACGAGATGCTCAGCTCCCGGCTGCACCAGTTCGAGAACACCTTCTTCACCGAGCTGCCGCCGCTGTTCGCCCAGCACCAGCTGGACATGGCGGAGATGGGCCGGGTGCTGGCCTATGCCAAGGGTCTGCAGGACTGGCAGTCCGGCGGCCACGAGTGGCACATGCGGTCCAGCCGCTACATGAACAAGGGCCTGGTCGGCGGCAGCGAGCTGCCGGGCTTCTCGGCGGTCCCGACCGGCCTGGGCACCGCCGCCGCCGATCTGCGCAAGCTGATCCACCTGCCCGCGCTGCGGCAGTTCGACCACCGGCGCTACCAGGTGCTGCCGCCCTACGAGCGCCCCGAGATCCCGATGCCGTTCACCCCGGGCCGCAGCCCCCATCTGGAGTCGGCCCGGCGCGACTCCACCACCTGGGCCCGCGAGCTGGGATACCTGGACGTGGTCCCGGGCGTGCCCGACTCCGGGGTGTGGAGCGAGAAGAAGTTCCGCGACTACGACCTGGCGCTCTGCTCGGCCGGCCTCGACCCGGACGCCACGCCCGAGGAGCTGCTGCTCTCCGCCCAGTGGCTGATCTGGGGCACCTATGGGGACGACTGGTTCCCGCTCGCCTTCGGCTACACCGGCGATGTGACCGGCGCCCAGGCCTGCGTCGAGCGGCTGGCCGGCTTCATGCCGCTGGACGACCCGGCGGCCGGCCCTGAGCCCGCCACCGCCATCGAGCGCGGTCTCGCCGAGCTGTGGGCGAAGACCGCAGGGCCGATGGACGAGAAGGCCCGTCGCACCTTCCAAGGCGCCATCAACTCGATGCTGCGCAGCTGGGTCTGGGAGATCGCCAACCTCGCCGAGAACCGGATCCCCGATCCGGTGGACTTCATCGAGATGCGCCGGGACACCTTCGGCACCGACCTGACCATGGCGCTCAACCGGTTCGCCCACCAGCGCACCGTGCCGGACGAGGTCTTCGAGTCCGGCACCGTCCGGGCCCTGGAGCACGCGGCCGCCGACTTCGCCTGGCTGATCAACGACCTCTACTCGCACCGCAAGGAGATCCAGTACGAGGGCGACATGCACAACGCCGTCCTGGTGGTGCAGAACTTCCTCAACTGCGATCTGCCGCACGCCCTGTCGGTGGTCAGCGACCTGCAGCACTCGCGGCTGGAGCAGTTCCAGCACCTGGTGACCAACGAACTGCCGCAGCTCTACCAGGACTTCCAGCTGACGGACGGTCAGCGGGCCGAAATGGAGGCCTATGTGCAGGATCTGCGCAACTGGATGAGCGGTATCCACGTCTGGCACCGCGACATCCTCCGGTACCGGGAGTCCGAGCTGGAGCACCAACCGGCCGCCTACCAGGCCCGGCTGGCCGAGGCGGCAGGCAGCCCGACCGCCGCGACGGCACCCGCTGCGGCACCGGCGCTCAGGGCGGCAGCGGCCGTGCCCGAGGCGGCACCCGTCCGGGTACCGGCCGTGCCCCATCCGCCGCTGCCGCGCCGCCCGGCCGCCGTCGCTCCGGCAGCGGCCGCCGCCGAGGCGCCGACGGCCGGCTGGGCGGGCGAGCTCACCGGGCTGGGCACCTCCGCCGCCCGGCTCGCGGTCGCCGCCCGGCGCTGA